Genomic window (Shewanella psychropiezotolerans):
AGATTGGGTCAGATTCTGACCTCGCTTTTCTCACTTTTCATTGTGTTACTCCACCCAATTGAATTCTTCCTTTAGAACCTCATAACGGCCATTTTCCCGGAGTATAATTAACCCCTTGTTAAAGGCGTCAATTATGTCCTGAGCCCGTGGTATTTGTTTGGGTACAATCACATGAAGCGGGATTTCTGTAACAACAAATTCAGATCGTTGAACCTCTTGTGGCGATATCTCAGCCTCTAAAAGTGCTTTCATGGCATCGTTGGGGGCCGCACTGACGAAATCAACCCGCTTTTGCAGCAACATTTTGAAGCAATGCAGCATACTATTGGGTGTCTCACGGCGGAGTAGGTTTCGATCTATAAGTTCCTTTATTTTCCCAAAGTCCGCATATCCGCGCGGGTTACAATAAACCGTTCCCTGTAAATCTTCTTCGTTCGTTAATGTGTTTGCTTGCCCCAAACGCGACCAAGCATATTTTTTTGTCGGAAAGAAGGGAGCCGAAAAATAGAAATATTCTGCGCGTTCTGGGGTCCAACCATAGGGGAATGTAGCATGGTACTGTCCTCGCTGTGTGAGCGTAACCCCTCTTTTCCATGGAAGCCATTCGATTTCTTCAACCAAATAACCAGATTTTTTGAAGGCGTTGATCACCAGTGTGGTCGCCATGCCGCCTTGGGGAAGTTCACGGCTTGTAAAAGGCGGGTAATTGTCACCCGTTGTCAGAGAGAGCGTTAATATATCGGCTTTTACGGGGTCGATAAACAGCGAAAGGATCATCACCATTAATGGCAATAAATATCGGATTCGGGCAAGAATATGTGAGAAATATGAATGAAGCGGTTCAACACGAGTCTCTCTTTCAAAGCCCATCCAGTTTCCTCTTCATCATCTTGACCAAAATATATTAGTTTTAAATATATCAGATTTGTAACAAGTAGGGGCTGAGTAAACTAATACCGACTTTTTATATCTCAGGCGACTTGGGTATCGCTACCCAAGTCATCCTACTTAGAGTCGGCAAGATGTCAGGCAAAGCGCTGTGCAGATGAGCAACTAGGCTCGATTGATCGTAATATCTGACACATAACCATGATCTGTGCTGACCAGAGCCTGTTTTAACATGATGGCGGCCTCCTGGGCGGTCATAAACCCCGAGGTATCGAGCTCCTTGCCACTGGTTTTCCAGAAATCAGTGGCCATGCCCCCGGGGTAGACGGCGATCAACTTCATCGGGCTACCTTTGAGCTCCAGGCGCAGAGACTCGACCAGTCCCCGTATCGCCCATTTGACTGCGCAATAGGTGGACTCGCCGGCTTTGGCGACCTGGGCCGCCGTCGACATGACTACAACGACACTGATCTTGTCATTGCGATAGCGCTTCACCAACTCCCGCAGCAACAAGATCGTCGCCGTCAGGTTGTTGTGGATCAGTTCACCGATCGAGTCTGGCTGTTGCTGTTCGATTGCACCGAAATAACCACTGCCAGCGCAATGGATCACGGTATCTGGGGCCTGTGGCAGTGAGTCTAGCAGCGCCGATATTTCCCGGGATTGGCACAAGTCGGCGGAGATGGTGGTGACCTCACCGGAAATAGTGCTCACCACTTGGGCAAGGCGTTGCTCATTACGCCCGGTGAGCAATAGCGAACGCCCCTCGTTGCCATATATATTTGCCAGCGCGGCCCCTAAGCCACTGCTGGCACCAGTAATTAAAATCATGAAATTCCTTAAGGTCAAAAAAGACTGCGTCAGTTTCCAAATATGCATGAGATTCGCATCTGAGTGCAATCAATAAATTAGGCCACCCATAGTTAATGGCATACAGTTACTCTTCTTACTAAGCTTAATGAAGAGTTTAAGCTGGAGATTATTATGCCCTGCCCTCGAAGTACTCAAATTAGTCTCGAAGACACACCTTACTATCACTGCTGTAGTCGCGTAGTCCGCCGCGCCCATCTCTGCGGAGACGACAAATATACAGGCAAAAACTATGACCATCGTCGGGGTTGGGTAGAAACGCAGCTCCTCAAATTGACAGAGGTGTTTGCTATTGATGTGGCTGCCTATGCCGTGATGAGTAATCATCTGCATTTAGTGCTGTATATTGATTTAGAGACGGTCAATACCTGGTCCGATAGAGAGGTGGTTGAACAGTGGCATAAATGTTTCAAGGGTACAGAGATTACACAGAAGTTCGCTAAAGGAGAGGTTATTGATGAGTACCAAGTGGCTCAGTTAAAACATCTCATTGCCACTTATCGCTCACGTCTCAGTGATATTAGCTGGTTCATGCGTTGTCTCAATGAACCCATAGCTAGGAAAGCCAACGATGAAGATAACTGCACCGGGCATTTCTGGGAGGGAAGGTTTAAAAGCCAAGCTTTACTCGATGAAGCGGCCGTTTTAGCGTGTATGGCTTATGTTGAACTGAACCCTATCCGTGCGAAGGTAGCTCAAACACCAGAAAATTCTGATTATACCAGCCTTCAGCTAAGAGTTAAGGCGGCCTTGAAGGGGAAGCAACCGGTAAAACTATTATCTTTTATTGGCAATGAGCATGAGCAGCAAGCTAAAGGTATCAACTTTGACCTTAAAGACTACTTAGATCTAGTTGATGAAACGGGCCGTATACTTCGTGATGATAAGCGAGGTGAAATTTCAGTCAATGCAGCAAGAATACTGACACGACTCAATATTCCCAGTGATAACTGGATAAAACTCACTGCTGATTTTGGTAAGCTATTCCATGGGCCTGTAGGCACCTTGCAGGAGCTAACGAGCTACTGTGAACACTTAGAGAAGCGACGACGGCATTTCTCTCAATGTTGTCAGTATTTACAAGCAAGCTGATACGTTCAATCATTCCTTATTCCAACTAACCTATTCATTTAATGGGTTGGGTAGTCCTGCATTTAATTCACCTCCCCCCTCTTAAAGCGACCAACTTTATGGATAACCAACTCTGTATAGCCCTATAACAGGCTGAGTTAACTTTGTCGCTTAGCTGAGTATTGATAATCATGGATTCGATAGATATGTTGTTGATTAATAATGGATGGCCTAGTTAGTTTCTGTATAGCCCTATAACAGGCTGAGTTAACTTTGTCGCTTAGCTGAGTATTAATAATCAGGGGTTTGGTAGGTATGTTGTTGATTTATAATGGGTGGCTTAGTTAGTTTGCTTAGTTAGTTTTGAGCCAGCTTGTTGATTCTTAAAGGGGTGACGGAGATTAATGGTGCTGGGAGTTATGTAGCAAATTGAGCCGGTGACAAAAAGATAAGGCCGTCCACAATTCTTTGGATTAATTGTGGCTGGCCTTATTTTTAAAGAAGTGTTTTTAGCTGTGTGGGCCTACTTCTGTAGTTGTGCTTTTGCGGCTTCAACTTTCGAGAAATCCAGGCCTAGTTCAACAACGGCTTCTTTTATCAGGGCAGGGTTCTGCATGACTAGCCCCATGAGCTGTTGTAGCTTCTCTGGTGGGATACCTAACTGGCCGATTGTGGCCATAGCAGCCATAGGGTTTTCGGTCAGAGTCTGGAACAGGTCTTTGATCTGTGCGTCGCTAACATTGTGCTCTTTTAAGATCGCAAGAATGGGATTCATTGCACTACCTTGTATGATTTTTAAGTTAAACAGGCATCGATTCTATCACTCATCGGGGCTGTGAAAAAATAAATGTACCAGCTTAGTTTTCAGTGAGCTCGCTAGGCGAGGGCGTTCTTTCGATACTCTTTTCGGTATTGGGTGGGTGTTTGATTGAATAAGCCTTTAAACGCATGGATAAAGGCTGAATCTGATTGGTAGCCTAGATCCAGGGCGATGCTGTTGATTGATTGTTTGCTTTCTAACAGTTGCAGCGCCAGCACTAGCCGGACATTCTGCCTCCATAGTGAAAAGGATTGATTGAACTCCTTGGCGCACAGCCTGGATAGTGTTCTTTCTGATGCTCCGACCCTTCTCGCCCAATCAGATAAGGTGAGTTGTAAATCTGGCTGTTGCTTTAGCTGAGAAAATATCGTTTTTAGTCTTCGGTCATCTGGGATTAATAGGGGGATCTGATAACTGTTTGCTAGCACTAGCTGATCATTGAGGACTAAAAGCAGATGTGCTGTCATCTCTTCTGTCTGTGTGGCTTTATCGCCTTGTATCAAGAGCAGGATCAGTTCTTTTAGAAACGGTGTCACTAAGCAAGATTTTGGCTCATTCAGAAATTTCATGTTTTGCCCCATGGCTGAATGGCTCGGGTTTAAGTAGAGGGATAAGAACCGTGTTTGAGTCACGGCGACTGATTTATGTGGGGTATTTGCCGGAACAAAGAGTATGGCATTGTGTGGAACGATAAAGCTGCTCTTGCCAATATCAGATTGCAGTAGCCCAGTGACTGGAAAAATGATCTGATGCCAGATGTGTGTATGCCAGTCATCAACAAAATTAGCGGGCATATGGATAGTCTTAGCTATGACTTGGCTAGTGCTAGATGCGCTGATTTGTTCATTGGCTAACTTTTTATTCATGGTGGCGACTTATCGATGCTTTATGGCTTATAGGATAGGTTAAGACACGCCTCTTTTCGATAGCATTATGCTTCATTCGACAAATTTGAGGGGTATAGCAATGCATGTTCATTTTATTATTCACGAATCCTATGAAGGTCCCGGGGCTTTTACTCAGTGGATATCGGGCAGAGGTTTTAAACAGACCAGTACCCGGTTATATCTGGGGGATGAATTACCAAACCTGCTTGATTTCGATCTACTGGTTATCCTTGGCGGGCCTCAATCTCCGTCAACATCAGTAGAAACGTGTTCTTATTTCAATGCAAACAACGAAATAAGTCTTATCAGCCGGTGTATTGAAGCTGGTAAGGCGATTCTTGGTGTTTGTCTGGGGGCGCAATTGATAGGTGAAGCGCTAGGGGCCAAATTTGAACTTAGTCCGTCTACCGAAATTGGCTATTTTCCTATCATGCTTACAGACATAGGGCAGAGTCATTCCAAACTCAAACACTTTAAGCACCAAGAAGTTGTTGGCCATTGGCACAATGACATGCCGGGAATCTTGCCATCGACTAAGGTACTGGCATCGAGTATTGGCTGTCCCCGGCAAATTGTTGAGTATTCAGAACTTGTCTACGGCTTTCAGTGTCACCTAGAGTTCACCAAGGAAAGTATGCAAGGGCTAGTTAACTCAGCGTTAGATACAAGTCTGGTGGCGAGTGAGCCTTGGGTTCAGAGCAGGGAAGTCCTGCTTGCAACTGATACTACAAGTATGAACACATTGTTGTTTTCTTTCCTTGATGACCTAATCGATAACTATAGGCAGACACTGTAAGATTCTGACATTAGGGGCCTATTTAGAGGACTACTTAATTTAGGGGTAGATGGTGGGCCTAGTTTAGAGCCCTGGTTTAGGGATTAGGATTAAGGCTTAGAAGATGAATTGGATCGGGAGTATATCTGCAGCACCGATACGCAGTAGCATTAGCTCTTTTTCTAACTTATTTTCTTCTCGTTTCAGGCTCTTTTTGTCTTCTTTGTTATTAGCGACCTCTTGGCCTGCATTAATTTTTTTATTCAGGCTGGTTATTTCATGATTGATACCTTTCAGTCTCGATTCAATACTTGAGATCCGCTGTTTTATCTCGTATTTGCGATGGCCTTCATTATATCTTTTTAGGAATTCATTATTGGAGCAAACACCATTGTAGTAAGCCCCTTGTAATCCCAGCTTGTAACCATTTTCTGTCTGGCAGTAGTTCTTAAGCCCGGCTTGATAGCCTGCAGTCCACTTTTCGCTATTCACGGCTAAACCGAACTCATTACAGTCTTTGATATAGTCATTGACGGTATAAGACACTGCGCCGTTATTACCGTCACTCATACCTATGGAATACCAATCTGCAAGTTGGCATTGCTCCATATTCATACTTGTACATTGAGTCAGGCTTAAGGCTGTTATTACTGCCAGTATTTTAAATTTCATGATTTCTCCCCATCGAATATAGGGCGGTAATTTAGCAGAGGTATCAGCGTGAAATCTTTTGTTTCTGCATTTATTTACAAATGTATCAATTTTCCAGTTTTATAGAGTGACCTCTTTAGTTTTTATGTCTTTATGTTTTTATTTGGTTTTTCTTTTGATCGGGTTTGGTTGTATTTTTATTGGTTTTTCGTTCGAGTTTAACCGAGCGCTAACGGGCCGCTGTACTGATTAATATGCTGGTAATAGTGGAAGCAGGATTTAGGGAGAAAATAGGTGGCCCCTATATTGTTATCTTGCTAAATATTTAACGTTATCTTTGTGAGGATTATTGTTTGATGTTATCGGTAACGAATTTATGTTCGCTAGTGGTTATTTCATGCATGTTTCCGTCGGGATCTTTGAAGTATATTGACCAAGAGACTTGGTGATCGGCGACTCTTAATTTTATCTTTTGGTGTGCAAAATGGATTAGCCAGAGTAGAAACTGTTCACCACTGGTTTTAAAGGCAATTGAGGTAACGGGAGGCTGGATATCACGGGTGAATAAGGCAAGATGAATAATACCGCTGGCATCTTCGATAGTGAGCGGACCCGATTCGGTATTCCAGTCAGCTAGCGTGTCGACTGGGCTAAAACCTAATATATTCTTATACCACTCAAGAGCTGCTTGCTTGTTTTCCACGTACAAATGGAGATGATCTATGCCTGTTAGCGCTGGTGCCTTTTGTTGAACCTTCATGTTTGTCCCTTACATTAGTCTTCGCTTGATTTACTATTTCGATGAGTGTAAAACCTATGGTTAACTATAGGTAAAGTGTTTTTTTATGAATTCGAAATCTATCAGTTCGGCGATGGATTCTGTGACCCCGACTGAGTTAAGTGTTGGAAAAGTGGCAAAACGTGCAGGTGTAAGTGTACAAACGGTTCATTTCTATGAAGAGAAGGGACTTATTCACAGTGCAAGAAATTCGGGCAATCAACGCCGTTATCACGGTAATGTATTGAGACGAATTGCTGTTGTTAAGTCGGCGCAACGATTAGGGATATCGTTAAACGAGATTGCAGAGGTATTTGCTAAACTACCAAAACATAAGTCCCTTTCTACGGCGCAGTGGCAGCAAATGTCATTGAGTTGGCGCAAGCAATTACAAGCGCGAATCGATCGACTTACTCAACTCAGAGATCAACTCGATACTTGCATAGGCTGTGGGTGTTTATCCATTAAGTCTTGTAAGTTGCGTAATCCTGGCGATGAAGCCGCGAACAAAGGTCCTGGCGCCGTTTTTTTGCAGCAGTAAAGCTGTAAATAAACGCATTCGTCGGCCGCTAAGCATTTTATCTTTGCCTGCTTAGGTAAAGGAGATTGATACAAGCGCTGAGTGGATAATGAGATGCTACGGATTGATATAGCTATTGAAAATTGCGTCACCTTGCTCCTCTCTCACTTCAGCTAATGTTTGCCAAAATTTTAGCGTAAGTTCTGGATGTTGCCGGTACCACTGGTGAGACACAGGCATATACCAATTTACGTGCATAAAATCTTCCTTTAATGCAGTGAGCTCATCGGTTAAGTTCAGCTGTTTAATCATGTTTTTCCCTATGTATGTCTCAATCACATAGCCATCGAGCCTTCCTTTGGCGAGTAGGATAAACCCTTCACTCGGCGTTAAGTTGTTGGCGGGTAATGTCCCTAACTTAGACAGTTTCTCATGGGCGATATAACCTAATGGCGCAGCTACACCTAATTTCAGCCCTGAAAATTGTCCGTTGCTCCATTTAAGATTCGAGTGTTTATGGGTAAATACACGATATCTGCCCCGCCATAAACGTTGATCTAAATTGATATTGCCATTTAGCTTAGGGAATACCCCCCAAGTCTCTCTTTCTTGTGTCCATATAGCCGCAAAAATAGCATCGGTTTTCCCTTGGGCTAGATGTTGAATACAGCGTTTCCAAGGTAGCCTAACGAGTTGTATAGGCAGGCTTGAAGTGTGTGCGGATGTCATAATTAGGTCCGCCAAGGTGCCGCGTAAACCAAGGGTATTGCTATCGCTGATGCTCTCCTTAGTTGTGAAGGGAAAATGGGTTTTATCTTCATAACAGATCCGCATGGTGGCTGGTTCGCTTTCCATGAGCGGATCTAGGGCGACTAAGCTGTCGGCATAAACCCTCTCTATGCTCCCTAGGCTTATTATTGATATTAGTAGCGCCAACAACTGGCAGGTATGCTTAGGCAAAAATGAAACGAATGAGGTTATATATTGAGAGTCATTTTGATGCTTAATCATAATTTGATTCATACACGCTTTGCTCCCAATATCGATGACCCACTGAGCAGCGGGTTATACCGATTGAAATTATTTCGCAATCAATATCAAACGAAATTCACTAGTCTCAAGTTTAGTTGGTTTAGTTGGTTTAGCTTGTTTGGTTAGCTTTAGTGTAATCGATGGGGAATTTATGAGCTGGCGTAAGCAGAAAGGAAAAAGGTGACTAGGCACTTAATTAGAGAGCCCAATCACCAACATATATTCAGCTTAAAAAGCGCCTGCTGCGCCGGGGAAGACC
Coding sequences:
- a CDS encoding VOC family protein — translated: MKVQQKAPALTGIDHLHLYVENKQAALEWYKNILGFSPVDTLADWNTESGPLTIEDASGIIHLALFTRDIQPPVTSIAFKTSGEQFLLWLIHFAHQKIKLRVADHQVSWSIYFKDPDGNMHEITTSEHKFVTDNIKQ
- the soxR gene encoding redox-sensitive transcriptional activator SoxR produces the protein MNSKSISSAMDSVTPTELSVGKVAKRAGVSVQTVHFYEEKGLIHSARNSGNQRRYHGNVLRRIAVVKSAQRLGISLNEIAEVFAKLPKHKSLSTAQWQQMSLSWRKQLQARIDRLTQLRDQLDTCIGCGCLSIKSCKLRNPGDEAANKGPGAVFLQQ
- a CDS encoding AraC family transcriptional regulator, whose translation is MNKKLANEQISASSTSQVIAKTIHMPANFVDDWHTHIWHQIIFPVTGLLQSDIGKSSFIVPHNAILFVPANTPHKSVAVTQTRFLSLYLNPSHSAMGQNMKFLNEPKSCLVTPFLKELILLLIQGDKATQTEEMTAHLLLVLNDQLVLANSYQIPLLIPDDRRLKTIFSQLKQQPDLQLTLSDWARRVGASERTLSRLCAKEFNQSFSLWRQNVRLVLALQLLESKQSINSIALDLGYQSDSAFIHAFKGLFNQTPTQYRKEYRKNALA
- a CDS encoding DUF2999 family protein; its protein translation is MNPILAILKEHNVSDAQIKDLFQTLTENPMAAMATIGQLGIPPEKLQQLMGLVMQNPALIKEAVVELGLDFSKVEAAKAQLQK
- a CDS encoding SDR family NAD(P)-dependent oxidoreductase, translating into MILITGASSGLGAALANIYGNEGRSLLLTGRNEQRLAQVVSTISGEVTTISADLCQSREISALLDSLPQAPDTVIHCAGSGYFGAIEQQQPDSIGELIHNNLTATILLLRELVKRYRNDKISVVVVMSTAAQVAKAGESTYCAVKWAIRGLVESLRLELKGSPMKLIAVYPGGMATDFWKTSGKELDTSGFMTAQEAAIMLKQALVSTDHGYVSDITINRA
- a CDS encoding glutamine amidotransferase-related protein — translated: MHVHFIIHESYEGPGAFTQWISGRGFKQTSTRLYLGDELPNLLDFDLLVILGGPQSPSTSVETCSYFNANNEISLISRCIEAGKAILGVCLGAQLIGEALGAKFELSPSTEIGYFPIMLTDIGQSHSKLKHFKHQEVVGHWHNDMPGILPSTKVLASSIGCPRQIVEYSELVYGFQCHLEFTKESMQGLVNSALDTSLVASEPWVQSREVLLATDTTSMNTLLFSFLDDLIDNYRQTL
- a CDS encoding transposase, which translates into the protein MPCPRSTQISLEDTPYYHCCSRVVRRAHLCGDDKYTGKNYDHRRGWVETQLLKLTEVFAIDVAAYAVMSNHLHLVLYIDLETVNTWSDREVVEQWHKCFKGTEITQKFAKGEVIDEYQVAQLKHLIATYRSRLSDISWFMRCLNEPIARKANDEDNCTGHFWEGRFKSQALLDEAAVLACMAYVELNPIRAKVAQTPENSDYTSLQLRVKAALKGKQPVKLLSFIGNEHEQQAKGINFDLKDYLDLVDETGRILRDDKRGEISVNAARILTRLNIPSDNWIKLTADFGKLFHGPVGTLQELTSYCEHLEKRRRHFSQCCQYLQAS
- a CDS encoding substrate-binding periplasmic protein, with amino-acid sequence MNQIMIKHQNDSQYITSFVSFLPKHTCQLLALLISIISLGSIERVYADSLVALDPLMESEPATMRICYEDKTHFPFTTKESISDSNTLGLRGTLADLIMTSAHTSSLPIQLVRLPWKRCIQHLAQGKTDAIFAAIWTQERETWGVFPKLNGNINLDQRLWRGRYRVFTHKHSNLKWSNGQFSGLKLGVAAPLGYIAHEKLSKLGTLPANNLTPSEGFILLAKGRLDGYVIETYIGKNMIKQLNLTDELTALKEDFMHVNWYMPVSHQWYRQHPELTLKFWQTLAEVREEQGDAIFNSYINP
- a CDS encoding DUF2799 domain-containing protein produces the protein MKFKILAVITALSLTQCTSMNMEQCQLADWYSIGMSDGNNGAVSYTVNDYIKDCNEFGLAVNSEKWTAGYQAGLKNYCQTENGYKLGLQGAYYNGVCSNNEFLKRYNEGHRKYEIKQRISSIESRLKGINHEITSLNKKINAGQEVANNKEDKKSLKREENKLEKELMLLRIGAADILPIQFIF
- a CDS encoding substrate-binding periplasmic protein, with the translated sequence MGFERETRVEPLHSYFSHILARIRYLLPLMVMILSLFIDPVKADILTLSLTTGDNYPPFTSRELPQGGMATTLVINAFKKSGYLVEEIEWLPWKRGVTLTQRGQYHATFPYGWTPERAEYFYFSAPFFPTKKYAWSRLGQANTLTNEEDLQGTVYCNPRGYADFGKIKELIDRNLLRRETPNSMLHCFKMLLQKRVDFVSAAPNDAMKALLEAEISPQEVQRSEFVVTEIPLHVIVPKQIPRAQDIIDAFNKGLIILRENGRYEVLKEEFNWVE